A genome region from Pseudorca crassidens isolate mPseCra1 chromosome 20, mPseCra1.hap1, whole genome shotgun sequence includes the following:
- the CCDC8 gene encoding coiled-coil domain-containing protein 8 — MLQIGEDVDYLLIPREVRLAGGVWRVISKPATKEAEFRERLIQFLEEEGRTLEDVARIIEKSTPHPPQPPKKPKGPRMRRVRQMVAPPPRLVVGTYDSSNASDSEFSDFETSRDKGGKGRRGTGRGRKVRKMPVSYLGSKFLGSDLESEGDEELVEAFLRRGEKKPSAPPARRRVNLPVPMFEDNPVPQLSKADRWREYVTQVSWGKLKRRVKGWAPRSSPGVGEAWQASTRLERDGVSVPRSASLGDNVGNAGDGQVPESPPRRWRPKINWASFWRRRREEAAARAQGAEAVDEQRVEAVDNQRVEAVGDQRAGAVAVQGAEAMAVQGAEAVGNQRAEDADNQRAEAPAVQRVEDADNQRAEAPDVQGAEAVSEEAEAISDQRAETPAVQGVESLAAGRALGVSPGSRTRKQVKTVRFQTPGRFSWFRKRRRAFWYAPRLPTLPKRAPRAGGARSLRVLRAEARAEAEHGEQENQL; from the coding sequence ATGCTGCAAATCGGGGAGGACGTGGACTATTTGCTCATCCCCCGCGAAGTCAGGCTGGCGGGAGGCGTCTGGAGGGTCATCTCCAAGCCCGCCACCAAGGAGGCGGAATTTCGGGAGCGGCTGATCCAGTTTCTGGAGGAAGAAGGCCGCACCCTGGAGGATGTGGCCCGCATCATAGAGAAGAGCACTCCGCatccaccccaaccccccaaaaaacccaaggGGCCCCGGATGAGGAGAGTCCGGCAGATGGTGGCCCCACCTCCCCGGCTGGTCGTGGGCACTTATGACAGCAGCAACGCCAGTGACAGCGAGTTCAGCGACTTCGAGACCTCCAGAGACAAGGGTGGCAAGGGCCGCAGAGGCACGGGGCGCGGCAGGAAGGTGCGCAAAATGCCTGTGAGTTACCTGGGCAGCAAATTCCTTGGCAGCGACCTGGAGAGCGAGGGTGACGAGGAACTGGTGGAGGCCTTCCTCCGGCGAGGGGAGAAGAAGCCCAGCGCGCCGCCAGCCCGCCGCCGGGTGAACCTGCCAGTGCCCATGTTTGAGGACAACCCGGTGCCCCAGCTGTCCAAGGCGGACAGGTGGCGGGAGTACGTCACCCAGGTGTCCTGGGGGAAGCTGAAGCGGAGGGTGAAGGGCTGGGCACCGAGGTCCAGCCCAGGGGTGGGCGAAGCCTGGCAGGCCTCTACCAGGTTGGAGAGGGATGGCGTATCAGTGCCCCGCAGCGCCAGCCTGGGGGATAATGTGGGAAATGCAGGAGACGGGCAGGTGCCTGAGAGCCCCCCAAGACGGTGGAGGCCTAAGATCAACTGGGCCTCATTCTGGCGTCGCAGGAGAGAGGAGGCAGCAGCCAGGGCTCAGGGGGCAGAGGCTGTAGATGAGCAGAGAGTGGAGGCCGTAGATAATCAGAGGGTGGAGGCCGTAGGTGATCAAAGAGCAGGGGCCGTGGCTGTCCAGGGGGCAGAGGCCATGGCTGTCCAGGGGGCAGAGGCTGTGGGTAATCAGAGGGCAGAAGATGCAGATAATCAGAGGGCAGAAGCCCCAGCTGTCCAGAGGGTAGAGGATGCAGATAATCAGAGGGCAGAGGCACCAGATGTCCAGGGAGCAGAGGCTGTATCTGAGGAGGCAGAGGCCATATCTGACCAGAGGGCAGAGACCCCAGCTGTCCAGGGAGTTGAATCCTTAGCTGCTGGGAGGGCCCTAGGGGTCAGCCCAGGATCTAGGACCCGGAAACAGGTCAAGACAGTGAGGTTCCAGACCCCTGGACGCTTTTCATGGTTCCGAAAGCGCCGGAGAGCCTTCTGGTACGCTCCCCGGTTGCCCACCCTGCCCAAGAGAGCCCCCAGGGCAGGCGGGGCTAGGAGCCTCAGGGTCTTGAGGGCTGAGGCCAGAGCAGAGGCAGAGCACGGGGAGCAGGAAAACCAGCTGTGA
- the PNMA8C gene encoding paraneoplastic antigen-like protein 8C: MLFGVKDIALLEHGCKVFEVDSYKSLMILGIPENCNREEFEEIIQASLKPLGKFKVAGKAFVEEESSKAVIVRLAEDINYAMISREIKGKGGMWRVVYMPRKQDIEFLTKLNLFLQSQGRTAEDVARVLRQELCPTVTGPRELPARNCYEPGPGEKPGPGATAAGDGVPPLDSTKESKAGDGKKGKRKHKKNRRRHHASDRKL, encoded by the coding sequence ATGCTTTTCGGCGTCAAGGACATTGCATTGTTGGAGCATGGGTGCAAGGTTTTTGAGGTGGACAGTTACAAGTCTCTGATGATCCTGGGTATCCCGGAAAACTGCAACCGTGAGGAATTCGAAGAGATCATACAGGCCTCCCTAAAACCTCTGGGTAAGTTCAAAGTGGCTGGGAAGGCCTTTGTGGAAGAAGAGAGCTCCAAGGCCGTCATCGTTAGGCTGGCAGAGGACATCAATTATGCCATGATCTCCAGGGAGATCAAGGGCAAGGGCGGCATGTGGAGAGTGGTCTACATGCCCCGGAAGCAGGATATTGAATTCCTGACCAAGCTGAACCTCTTCCTGCAGAGCCAGGGCAGGACGGCGGAAGATGTGGCCCGGGTCCTAAGGCAGGAACTGTGCCCGACAGTGACGGGCCCCAGAGAACTTCCTGCCAGAAACTGCTATGAGCCTGGGCCAGGGGAGAAACCGGGGCCTGGGGCCACTGCTGCAGGGGACGGGGTGCCACCTCTGGACTCCACGAAGGAGAGCAAGGCGGGAGATGGCAAGAAAGGCAAGCGGAAGCACAAGAAAAACCGTCGACGACACCATGCATCTGACAGGAAGCTGTGA